CCCGGAGCAGTCGCGCTCGTAGGTCGTCACGTGGTGGCCGTCCGCGCGGACGCCGGTGGCCTCGGCGAGGAGGTCCGCTTCGGTGAGCCGCTCGAGCTTCCGGTAGGTCGAGGTCTGCGAGAGGTCGCAGGCGTCCGCGACCGCCTGGGCGGGCAGCGGCTCGTCGAGGGTCGCGAGGATGTCTCGACAATCGGGATCGGCCAGCGCCTCGAAGACCGCCTGTCGGTCCGCCGGTCCGTCGTCGGTCACGGCGGATCCCTCCCGGTCGTCTGCGGGGCCGAAGGGGCGGGGAGCGTCATGGTCTGGACTGGATGCGTTTCGTCGCAACGCTCCGGGCGGGCCGCCGTCATACTGTCGGTCTCGCCCGCGACGTGGCGGGCGAACGCC
This genomic interval from Halomicrobium urmianum contains the following:
- a CDS encoding winged helix-turn-helix domain-containing protein; amino-acid sequence: MTDDGPADRQAVFEALADPDCRDILATLDEPLPAQAVADACDLSQTSTYRKLERLTEADLLAEATGVRADGHHVTTYERDCSGVWVAVEDERPFDVEVLRERESPDERLARLWQEVSEEV